GGTTTCTTCCGGCGCGGCCCCTTGAAGTGGAGGGCGCGCGCGATCATCTCCTTCCCGGTTCCCGATTCGCCGAAGACCCAGACGGGAATGGAGGAGTCGATCAGACGGTCGACGAGTGACAAGACCTCCTGCATCTTGGGCGAGCGCCCGACGATCTCCCGGTACTCGTAGGAGAGCTTGTCCCGCTGGCCGTCGACCTCGCGCCTGAGATTGGCGAGTTCGTCGGTCTGTTCGTCGACCGTCCGCGAGAGGGTCTGGTTGGAGGCCCTCAATTGTTCGATCAGCTTCGCCTTCTGGACGGCCAGGGACGCCTGGTCGGCGAACATCTGAAGGAGCTTGAGGTCGGCTCCCCGGAAAATGCCCGCGGCGTACCGGTGATCGAGATAGAGCGCGCCGACGACGCCTTCGGCCGTCTTGAGGGGGAGGGCCAAGATCGATTTGAGCTCCAACTGATGCACGCTGTCCGAGCCCGCGAAGCGTTTATCCTGCAAAGCGTTGTCGGTGACCAGCGACTCGCAGGTCTTCATCGCCTCGCGGACAGCCGAAAGGCTTAAGGAGGCGTCCTCGGCCTCCACGAGCGCCTTCGAAACGTTGCGGGCCAGACGGATCTCGAAGCCCGGTATGGGGGAGGCCGCGCCTCCGGTGTCTGCCGCCTTCATGACCAAGAAACCCCGCTCGGCCCCCGAGAGGCTCATGGCCGTGTCCATGATCCGGTTCAAGACGTCGTCCATCCGTTCCGAACCCAAGAGGTCCCTCGTGATGTCGTGAAGTTTTTCGAAAGCATCCATGGTGTGGGTCTCCTTGATCGTCCGTGAGTCTTCGTGCGTTTCCTCAAACAAGCTTTTGTAGTCGGCGCGCTCCTCGAATCCGATCTTGAGGGGATCGGGCAGTTGCTCATGCGCCCCGCGGATCATGCGGCGCAGTTCCTCTCTCGCCTCCGGCGAGCCCTGTTGCCACAACCGGGCCCATCGGACTTCCCAGTCCCCGTCCGCCGTGGCCTGAAGGAGGGAAGGCGGGCACGGCGTCTGGGCGGCGCCGTTTTCCCAAGCATCGAGCAAATAGGCGATCTCGGCGGCCCTTTCCTGGAGGTCGCCGGGAAGCGGGGCTTCCCGGCGACCTCGATCGAGAAGCCTCCTCGCTTCGGCAAAGTTTGCCACGGAAGCCTCGGCGAGCGCCCTCTCCAGCAGATTGAGCGTCTTTTCGTGCGGCGTTCCAAAGAAGACCAGGAGCTCTCCCGCGCGCGCGAGCACGTCCAGGGCGGCGGCGAAACGTCCGGACCGGAGGGCCGCCATGCCGAGGTTCTGGTGGACCCGCGCGAGCCCCCCTTCGTCCTCCGCTTGAGAGGCGATTTGCATCGCTTCGCGGTAGGCCGACTCCGCCCGGTCCCATCGGTCCATGCGGTAGGCGAGGTTGCCCTCTTCCACGGCGACGGAAAACAGGCCTCTTGGATAATCGAGTTCCCGGTAGAGGTTTCGCGCGGCATCGAGTCTCTCCCGGGCGCGGTCCCAATCGCCCCTCTTGGAGGCGGCGACGGCCTGGAGTTTGTAGACCTCCGCCCTCTGCTCGGTCACTTCGGGCAGGAGCGTGAGCGCCTTTTCGAACCGCCGTTCCGCCGCATCGGGCTCGCCGGCGTCCAGGTCCAGTCCGCCCAGGAGCGATTGCGCCCGCGCCAGATAAGGCCGGTGATGGGGATCCCCGGCCCGGCCCGCTTCGAGGCATTCTTCCAGGCGGCGCCGGGCTTCTTCGGAACGTCCGAGATTCTTGTAGGAGGTTCCGGTGGAGCAGCCGTATTTGACGCGGTTAAGCCCCATCTCGTCGTCGGGATATTCGCGGAACCATCGTTCGACCGTGGCGGCCGATTCGGCGAAACGGCCGAGCCGGCCGTAGGCGTTCGCGAGGTTTCGGAGCAGGTCCT
This is a stretch of genomic DNA from bacterium. It encodes these proteins:
- a CDS encoding tetratricopeptide repeat protein, giving the protein MTLPQTLSGMTCERLLGSGGMGSVYLAHTPDGEAVAAKVLKSSSPYFRSILEWEVKLLSRLQHPGLVRVIGYSGRPGFSQGGESPCLWMEYVDGQTVAAAAEGAPVPQTVGWLEQALDALDYLHGQGIIHGDLKPENILIDRSGRLKLVDFGLATLARLAPSPEGGAIGGTIRYLAPEAMEGQARAASDLFSIGTVFFEALAGRHPRKEAGSLAALYAPPEKKLAELNPSVPSRVARVIDRMIEADRTARFKSAADARNAIRRDVRESRRSKERITSLHTYALFGREKEWASLLGFLGENREKPGLVLIRGRAGTGKSRLVHELFFHLALQGTRASLHPPESDLPVLTGREAVEIITSAEAMDDSHWKEIYRFLHQPLREIKTAVLEINEDLLPPERAPLVSSLRERRDVLDIALGPLGWEASCRFMASVLRTEAPEPLRRRVFDWTEGNPLLLTEACREILESGTLPMNLPKSHEDIFKKRLAALTADDRTLAALLASSYGGATEEDLSRLTGRTPGAVRTSLARLGDAGIRPSHPRLARLILDSLGSVEREQLHRSWLRLLASRKEPAPDEIIALAHHALEVPRTRRSAEWVLKAGDLLRARGREALAVPLYEKCIETSEDPSRREDLLRNLANAYGRLGRFAESAATVERWFREYPDDEMGLNRVKYGCSTGTSYKNLGRSEEARRRLEECLEAGRAGDPHHRPYLARAQSLLGGLDLDAGEPDAAERRFEKALTLLPEVTEQRAEVYKLQAVAASKRGDWDRARERLDAARNLYRELDYPRGLFSVAVEEGNLAYRMDRWDRAESAYREAMQIASQAEDEGGLARVHQNLGMAALRSGRFAAALDVLARAGELLVFFGTPHEKTLNLLERALAEASVANFAEARRLLDRGRREAPLPGDLQERAAEIAYLLDAWENGAAQTPCPPSLLQATADGDWEVRWARLWQQGSPEAREELRRMIRGAHEQLPDPLKIGFEERADYKSLFEETHEDSRTIKETHTMDAFEKLHDITRDLLGSERMDDVLNRIMDTAMSLSGAERGFLVMKAADTGGAASPIPGFEIRLARNVSKALVEAEDASLSLSAVREAMKTCESLVTDNALQDKRFAGSDSVHQLELKSILALPLKTAEGVVGALYLDHRYAAGIFRGADLKLLQMFADQASLAVQKAKLIEQLRASNQTLSRTVDEQTDELANLRREVDGQRDKLSYEYREIVGRSPKMQEVLSLVDRLIDSSIPVWVFGESGTGKEMIARALHFKGPRRKKP